A window of the Vibrio pomeroyi genome harbors these coding sequences:
- a CDS encoding ComEA family DNA-binding protein, which produces MRAIYSTLLLSLLVTFSSAVFADSPTKAELYDGIEITVNINTATAEELSALLVGVGNKKAKEIVDYREKNGEFSSADSLVNVKGIGEATVEKNRERIQL; this is translated from the coding sequence ATGCGCGCGATATATTCAACATTACTTCTTTCACTTCTTGTTACCTTCAGCTCTGCAGTGTTTGCTGATAGCCCAACTAAAGCTGAGCTATATGATGGCATTGAGATCACGGTAAACATCAACACAGCGACAGCAGAAGAGCTATCAGCATTATTGGTAGGTGTGGGTAACAAGAAGGCGAAAGAGATCGTCGATTACAGAGAGAAAAACGGAGAATTCTCCTCCGCAGACAGCTTGGTTAACGTGAAAGGGATAGGTGAGGCAACGGTTGAAAAGAACCGCGAAAGAATTCAGCTTTGA
- the rrtA gene encoding rhombosortase, producing the protein MYPVLIFTSLLCVLFQLEPVQAWVVWDNSAIADGQWWRILTGNFSHTNYSHLVMNLAGLWIISYLFQPSKKQLVVALLVISLVTGLALLLSSIQIYVGLSGTLHGLFGLFALREALNGRKSSWLLVAGLIAKIAWEQFVGPSSTTGELINARVAIEAHLAGALTGGFMAIASFVMNKKTDQS; encoded by the coding sequence GTGTACCCTGTTTTAATTTTCACTTCACTTTTATGCGTCTTATTCCAACTAGAGCCTGTGCAGGCTTGGGTAGTTTGGGATAACAGTGCGATTGCCGACGGGCAATGGTGGCGAATCCTAACAGGAAACTTTTCACATACCAACTACTCGCACCTTGTGATGAATTTAGCAGGCTTGTGGATCATCAGCTATCTGTTTCAACCGAGCAAAAAACAGCTTGTTGTTGCTTTACTTGTGATTAGTTTAGTCACGGGATTGGCGCTGCTGCTGTCGAGCATTCAAATTTATGTGGGTTTGTCGGGGACTTTGCATGGGCTGTTTGGCTTGTTCGCGCTCAGAGAAGCGTTAAACGGCAGAAAATCGAGTTGGCTGTTAGTGGCAGGACTAATAGCTAAGATAGCGTGGGAGCAGTTTGTCGGCCCTTCTAGTACGACTGGCGAGCTGATCAATGCTCGCGTTGCGATTGAAGCCCACCTAGCAGGAGCACTGACTGGAGGCTTCATGGCTATCGCTTCATTTGTAATGAATAAGAAAACCGATCAAAGCTGA